The following are encoded together in the Myxococcus virescens genome:
- the dusB gene encoding tRNA dihydrouridine synthase DusB, giving the protein MPQLGPYTLPNPYILAPMAGVSEMPFRVLAFRLGAALCPTELVSSQGLMRANQRTLKYLRYDAEVERPYSLQIYGGEPDAMARAAVVGREAGAQIIDINMGCPVKKVVKNGAGSGLLCDVPRAADIVRRIREATGLPVTCKIRSGWDARSLNYLQVAGALQEAGCAGLAIHPRTREQGYSGQADWSVIADLKRHFPELPIIGNGDVKTPADAARMLETTGCDFVMIGRAALGNPWIFRELLGGPPATPRERCELVLEHFRAHLDFMGDPLGAVRSFRKQLAWYAHGLYGAAAFRAEVNGLDVPSAVEDCVRRFFTAAQVDLAGPGEEQDVDYRAALG; this is encoded by the coding sequence ATGCCGCAGCTTGGTCCCTACACCCTGCCGAATCCGTACATCCTGGCCCCCATGGCCGGGGTGAGCGAGATGCCCTTCCGTGTGCTCGCCTTCCGTCTGGGCGCGGCGCTCTGTCCCACCGAGCTCGTCAGCTCGCAGGGGCTGATGCGCGCCAACCAGCGGACGTTGAAGTACCTGCGCTACGACGCCGAGGTGGAGCGGCCCTACTCGCTCCAAATCTACGGCGGCGAGCCGGACGCCATGGCTCGGGCCGCGGTGGTGGGGCGCGAGGCGGGCGCGCAAATCATCGACATCAACATGGGCTGCCCGGTGAAGAAGGTGGTGAAGAACGGGGCGGGCAGCGGCCTGCTCTGTGACGTGCCCCGCGCGGCGGACATCGTCCGGCGCATCCGCGAGGCCACCGGCCTGCCCGTCACCTGCAAGATTCGCTCGGGCTGGGACGCCCGCAGCCTGAACTATCTGCAGGTGGCTGGCGCGCTCCAGGAGGCGGGCTGCGCGGGGCTGGCCATCCACCCCCGCACGCGCGAGCAGGGCTATTCGGGGCAGGCGGACTGGAGCGTCATCGCCGACCTCAAGCGCCACTTCCCGGAGCTGCCCATCATCGGCAACGGGGACGTGAAGACGCCCGCGGACGCGGCGCGCATGCTGGAGACCACCGGCTGTGACTTCGTGATGATTGGCCGCGCGGCGCTGGGCAACCCGTGGATCTTCCGCGAGCTGCTCGGAGGTCCGCCCGCCACGCCGCGCGAGCGCTGCGAGCTGGTGCTGGAGCACTTCCGGGCGCACCTGGACTTCATGGGGGACCCGCTGGGCGCCGTGCGCTCCTTCCGCAAGCAGTTGGCGTGGTACGCCCACGGCCTGTACGGCGCCGCGGCCTTCCGTGCGGAGGTGAACGGCCTGGACGTGCCGTCAGCGGTGGAGGACTGCGTGCGCCGCTTCTTCACCGCGGCCCAGGTGGACCTCGCGGGCCCCGGTGAGGAGCAGGACGTGGACTACCGGGCGGCCCTGGGCTGA
- a CDS encoding NFACT RNA binding domain-containing protein, with protein MSLRPVELEQVVAELAERLTGAVAQKAWCPLPRLAYVELRVPGKSILLCLCAEGDLARVSVADDRFPTPGEPAPFQRWLRQELTGFKLQGARFMEAERVVAFDFEREDVRRRLLLEVGAPGGLLLLSDTGRVLMLSGEGFAQRRGLHPGAAWTPPEPPPPEAREKARSQPSRLAPQDSDALPYSQAAERLLGARDKASRSETIRRRLAQPYRARLKRASRTLDKVRAEAARGPDAEKHREVGELLAQNLYRLKRGATEAVLTAYTEEGAKEVRVTLDPKRTPKEEADWHFHQYRRLLRGVEQARHREAELAREVAHAQQALAQIERMEDAALLSQAEVLQLPSGGEGAREGRPFKEYVGHGGARIWVGRGSEDNDALTFKVARPWHLWLHARGVPGSHVVLPLEKGQEVAQEVLLDAAHLALHHSGAKGEPRGEVSYVPAKFVRKVKGGAPGQVTFTREKTFVVRMEPERLERLLKSRHAEPSAP; from the coding sequence ATGTCGCTGCGTCCCGTGGAGCTGGAGCAGGTGGTGGCGGAGCTGGCGGAGCGCCTCACGGGCGCGGTGGCGCAGAAGGCCTGGTGTCCCCTTCCCAGGCTCGCCTACGTGGAGCTTCGCGTCCCGGGCAAATCCATCCTGTTGTGCCTGTGCGCGGAAGGTGACCTGGCCCGGGTGTCCGTGGCGGATGATCGCTTCCCCACGCCGGGCGAACCCGCCCCCTTCCAGCGGTGGCTGCGTCAGGAGCTGACAGGCTTCAAGCTCCAGGGCGCTCGCTTCATGGAAGCCGAACGCGTGGTGGCCTTCGACTTCGAGCGCGAGGATGTGCGCCGTCGCCTCCTCCTGGAGGTGGGCGCGCCCGGTGGTCTGCTGCTGCTCAGCGACACCGGCCGCGTGCTGATGCTCTCCGGTGAGGGCTTCGCGCAGCGCCGCGGCCTGCATCCGGGCGCGGCGTGGACGCCGCCGGAGCCGCCGCCGCCCGAGGCCCGCGAGAAGGCCCGGAGCCAACCCTCGCGGCTCGCGCCCCAGGACTCGGATGCGCTGCCGTATTCCCAGGCCGCGGAGCGCCTGCTCGGAGCGCGCGACAAGGCCAGCCGCTCGGAGACCATCCGCCGCCGGTTGGCGCAGCCGTACCGCGCCCGCCTCAAGCGCGCCTCCCGCACCTTGGACAAGGTGCGCGCCGAGGCGGCCCGCGGCCCGGACGCGGAGAAGCACCGCGAGGTGGGCGAGCTGCTGGCGCAGAACCTCTATCGCCTCAAGCGCGGCGCCACCGAGGCGGTGCTCACCGCCTATACAGAGGAGGGCGCGAAGGAGGTCCGGGTGACGCTGGACCCGAAGCGCACCCCGAAGGAGGAGGCGGACTGGCACTTCCACCAGTACCGGCGGCTGCTGCGGGGCGTGGAGCAGGCGCGTCACCGCGAGGCGGAGCTGGCGCGCGAGGTGGCGCACGCGCAGCAGGCGCTCGCGCAGATTGAGCGGATGGAGGACGCCGCGCTGCTGTCGCAGGCGGAGGTGCTTCAGCTCCCCAGTGGGGGCGAGGGCGCGCGGGAGGGCCGGCCCTTCAAGGAGTACGTGGGCCATGGTGGGGCGCGCATCTGGGTGGGGCGCGGCTCGGAGGACAACGACGCGCTCACCTTCAAGGTGGCCAGGCCCTGGCATCTGTGGCTCCACGCGCGCGGTGTCCCGGGCAGCCACGTGGTGCTGCCGCTGGAGAAGGGGCAGGAGGTGGCGCAGGAGGTGTTGCTGGACGCGGCGCACCTGGCGCTGCACCACTCCGGAGCCAAGGGCGAGCCGCGCGGTGAGGTGAGCTACGTGCCCGCGAAGTTCGTGCGCAAGGTGAAGGGCGGCGCGCCGGGGCAGGTGACCTTCACGCGCGAGAAGACCTTCGTGGTGCGCATGGAGCCCGAGCGCCTGGAGCGGCTCCTCAAGTCCCGGCACGCCGAGCCGTCCGCACCGTGA
- a CDS encoding M50 family metallopeptidase, whose product MFRFRLGSIPVEVHPSHLLVSGMLAWSSVPAAQNGWPFRQVDGAPPLGHASAMVVYILSWMLIVFVSVLIHEMGHALASRLFGYRPSIALVWMGGHTLPTDAPGPLPWKRDLLITAAGPFFGLMLGVTSGVGYLLLEGRSPALDFFLLTFMIANFFWAFLNMLPVLPLDGGRITTTLATRVFGPRRGFVLAQGLALLVCVGAVVYGLRSGWLLLTLIFAMYGMQSFRVVAEALRNGQAQSVPLKGPLAEKLREARAALDAGRMDEARRLGASVLEANEGLTPRVASHAHHLMGWLALKEGQGRQALDHFSQVQGLPVEPHAVAASFSLVGDDARAVEWWKQAWQSSSDRTVMHEYAGTLIRMGRESEALKLPGLDPEAAFSCAERVLFIRGAYSEAAAVGEAALQHAPSATLAYDAACAHARARNVPDAMRLLRRATELGFTDGAYAASDEDLAPLHGYPAFEEWLTELRQSAAS is encoded by the coding sequence ATGTTCCGCTTTCGCCTCGGGAGCATTCCCGTCGAAGTCCACCCCAGCCACCTGCTGGTGTCCGGCATGCTGGCCTGGAGCTCCGTCCCCGCGGCCCAGAACGGCTGGCCGTTCCGCCAGGTGGATGGAGCCCCGCCCCTGGGCCACGCCAGCGCGATGGTGGTCTACATCCTGTCGTGGATGCTCATCGTCTTCGTGTCCGTGCTCATCCATGAGATGGGGCATGCGCTGGCCAGTCGCCTGTTCGGCTACCGGCCAAGCATCGCGCTCGTCTGGATGGGTGGCCACACGCTCCCCACTGACGCGCCAGGCCCCCTTCCGTGGAAGCGGGACTTGCTCATCACCGCGGCTGGCCCCTTCTTCGGGCTGATGCTGGGGGTGACGAGCGGGGTGGGCTACCTCCTGCTCGAGGGCCGCTCGCCCGCGCTCGACTTCTTCCTGCTCACCTTCATGATCGCCAACTTCTTCTGGGCGTTCCTGAACATGCTGCCCGTGCTCCCGCTGGATGGGGGGCGCATCACCACCACCCTGGCCACGCGGGTGTTCGGTCCGCGGCGCGGCTTCGTGCTGGCGCAGGGGCTGGCGCTGCTGGTGTGCGTGGGGGCCGTGGTGTACGGCCTGCGGTCGGGTTGGCTCCTGCTCACCCTCATCTTCGCCATGTACGGCATGCAGTCCTTCCGCGTGGTGGCGGAGGCGCTGCGCAACGGACAGGCGCAGAGCGTCCCACTGAAAGGGCCGCTGGCGGAGAAACTGCGCGAGGCCCGGGCCGCGCTCGACGCGGGCCGCATGGACGAGGCGCGGCGGCTGGGCGCATCCGTGCTGGAGGCCAACGAGGGCCTGACGCCGCGGGTGGCCAGCCATGCCCACCACCTGATGGGCTGGCTCGCCTTGAAGGAGGGCCAGGGCCGCCAGGCGCTGGACCACTTCTCGCAGGTGCAGGGCCTGCCCGTGGAGCCGCACGCGGTGGCGGCGTCCTTCTCCCTGGTGGGCGATGACGCCCGCGCGGTGGAGTGGTGGAAGCAGGCCTGGCAGTCCTCGTCGGACCGGACCGTGATGCACGAGTACGCCGGCACGCTCATCCGCATGGGCCGCGAGTCGGAGGCCCTGAAGCTCCCGGGCCTGGACCCGGAGGCGGCGTTCTCCTGCGCGGAGCGGGTGCTCTTCATCCGGGGCGCGTACTCGGAAGCCGCGGCCGTGGGCGAGGCGGCGCTGCAGCACGCGCCCAGCGCCACGCTGGCCTATGACGCGGCCTGCGCCCATGCCCGCGCGCGCAACGTGCCTGACGCGATGCGCCTGCTGCGCCGCGCCACGGAGCTGGGCTTCACCGATGGGGCCTATGCCGCCTCGGACGAGGACCTGGCTCCGCTCCATGGGTACCCCGCATTCGAGGAGTGGTTGACGGAGCTGCGGCAATCCGCCGCCTCCTGA
- a CDS encoding chloride channel protein, translated as MGRFVHAALRASNRLRLPGPSVLPVAGAVVGLYSGLAAGIFSNLIGLVSGLTFGAASLKHTLRQDQFQSLMEAFAAARWHPEYAFIGVPLASGALLLARIIEPGGPRDEVKRRLRLLALLALGGLSLYYPLVALSALNSVFGHSHNLPEALPHLPWWLMLLAPTLGGVVVGRLLRDKPETHGHGVPEVVRAVKSGANALPADRGLLKLVASAITIGSGGSAGREGPIVYGGAAFASTVGRVLGFSRKELSILLACGAGAGISASFNAPIAGAVFAMEIILREFELRVFSPIILASVAGTLVSQGVMGESAMLRHVPYELVSGGEVLAYAGLGIACGLLAFTFVQLLHGVEHYFHGHGKDRLSPWLGSKPLPLRAGLGGLCAGILAFASPTVWGSGHDYINLAALGRLPFLFLITACLLKLLATALTIGSGGSGGTFFPAALIGAMAGGAFGTLVHYFFPESTGPSGAYALVGMGGAVAALTRGPLTGMMMLYELSGNHDIILPLMVTCTIASALCHYLTERKTPKVQSDTDLLEATPVRSLMTHLTPVPAGTPLRALTDLLLTSEAGTLPVLDTVGRIYGTVQVEQLREVWRDESVYPLLVASDLARKLPALSPDANLSHALHVMDHEDVDALPVSVPAGSPTCGLLTRAAVRRFLFAQHAQAHASGNYPVSPTEAS; from the coding sequence ATGGGCCGCTTCGTCCACGCCGCGCTGCGAGCGTCCAACCGCCTGCGGCTGCCCGGCCCCTCTGTCCTACCGGTCGCGGGCGCGGTGGTCGGTCTGTACAGCGGGCTGGCGGCCGGCATCTTCTCCAACCTCATCGGGTTGGTGAGCGGGCTCACCTTCGGGGCGGCCTCGCTGAAGCACACGCTTCGCCAGGACCAGTTCCAGTCACTCATGGAGGCGTTCGCCGCGGCCCGCTGGCATCCGGAGTACGCCTTCATCGGCGTGCCCCTGGCCTCCGGCGCGCTGCTGCTGGCGCGCATCATCGAGCCGGGCGGGCCCCGTGACGAGGTGAAGCGCCGGCTGCGCCTGCTGGCCCTGCTGGCCCTGGGCGGGCTGTCGCTCTACTACCCGCTGGTGGCGCTGTCCGCGCTCAACAGTGTGTTCGGACACAGCCACAACCTGCCCGAGGCGCTGCCCCACCTGCCCTGGTGGCTGATGCTGCTGGCGCCCACGCTGGGCGGCGTGGTGGTGGGCCGGCTGCTGCGGGACAAGCCCGAGACGCATGGCCACGGCGTCCCCGAGGTGGTGCGGGCGGTGAAGAGCGGCGCCAACGCCCTGCCGGCGGACCGGGGCCTGCTGAAGCTGGTGGCGTCCGCCATCACCATTGGCAGCGGCGGCTCGGCGGGCCGCGAGGGGCCCATCGTCTACGGCGGCGCGGCGTTCGCTTCCACCGTGGGCCGGGTGCTGGGCTTCAGCCGCAAGGAGCTGTCCATCCTCCTGGCGTGCGGCGCGGGCGCGGGCATCTCCGCGTCCTTCAACGCCCCCATCGCCGGCGCCGTGTTCGCGATGGAAATCATCCTTCGCGAGTTCGAGCTGCGCGTCTTCTCCCCCATCATCCTGGCCAGCGTGGCCGGCACCCTGGTGAGCCAGGGCGTCATGGGTGAGTCCGCCATGCTCCGGCACGTTCCCTACGAGCTGGTCAGCGGCGGCGAGGTGCTGGCCTACGCGGGCCTGGGCATCGCCTGTGGGCTGCTCGCCTTCACCTTCGTGCAGTTGCTGCACGGCGTGGAGCACTACTTCCATGGCCATGGGAAGGACCGGCTGTCCCCGTGGCTGGGCAGCAAGCCGCTGCCGCTGCGCGCGGGGCTGGGCGGTCTGTGCGCCGGCATCCTGGCCTTCGCCAGCCCCACCGTCTGGGGCAGCGGGCACGACTACATCAACCTGGCCGCGCTGGGACGGCTGCCCTTCCTGTTCCTCATCACCGCGTGTCTGCTGAAGCTGCTGGCCACGGCCCTCACCATCGGCTCGGGTGGCTCGGGCGGGACGTTCTTCCCGGCGGCGCTCATTGGCGCCATGGCGGGCGGCGCCTTCGGCACCCTGGTGCACTACTTCTTCCCGGAGAGCACCGGCCCCAGTGGCGCGTATGCCCTGGTGGGCATGGGCGGCGCGGTGGCGGCGCTCACCCGCGGCCCGCTCACGGGCATGATGATGCTGTACGAGCTGAGCGGGAACCACGACATCATCCTGCCGCTGATGGTGACGTGCACCATCGCCTCGGCGCTCTGTCACTACCTCACCGAGCGGAAGACGCCGAAGGTCCAGAGCGACACGGACCTGCTGGAGGCCACCCCCGTCCGCTCGCTGATGACCCACCTGACACCCGTGCCCGCGGGCACGCCGCTGCGGGCGCTGACGGACCTGCTGCTCACCTCCGAGGCGGGCACCCTGCCCGTCCTGGACACCGTGGGCCGCATCTACGGCACCGTGCAGGTGGAGCAGCTGCGCGAGGTGTGGCGCGATGAATCCGTGTACCCGCTGCTGGTGGCCAGTGACCTGGCGCGCAAGCTGCCCGCGCTCTCCCCCGACGCGAACCTGTCCCATGCCCTCCACGTCATGGACCACGAGGACGTGGATGCCCTGCCCGTCAGCGTCCCGGCGGGCAGCCCCACCTGCGGGCTGCTCACCCGCGCCGCGGTGCGCAGGTTCCTCTTCGCGCAGCATGCCCAGGCCCACGCGTCGGGCAACTACCCGGTCAGCCCCACCGAGGCGAGCTGA
- the pyk gene encoding pyruvate kinase, which produces MRRAKIVCTLGPASQSQEMLEALLENGMDVARLNFSHGSHEQHAENIAKLRAASLKVRKAVGILGDLQGPKIRTGRFVKGSTELKEGGTFHITTDETVPGTDEIVSTTYPFLAADVNPGDRILLDDGLLELKVLETDKQKLIRTQVIHGGTLKNNKGINLPGVAVRAEALTPKDREDLVFGIKAGVDYIALSFVRQPSDLDTARQAMAEVGRTVPIIAKLEKPEAIARLDAILDKTDGVMVARGDLGVEIPPEEVPAVQKDIIRRSNLRGLPVIVATQMLNSMIDNPRPTRAEASDVANAVFDGADAVMLSGETASGKFPIESVQMMERIILAAESSARTTQSLMRVLETPLGLPNHFPDVIARVACEAAKASNASLIAAFTLSGVTARLLSHYRPTVPIVAFSPNQEVRRRLSLLWGVVPRVLEPTQDTEAMVKRVEEELLARGLGRKGDRIVIVFGAPVGQPGKINSLRLHTIQG; this is translated from the coding sequence ATGCGAAGAGCGAAGATTGTCTGCACCCTCGGTCCCGCCAGCCAGAGTCAGGAGATGCTCGAAGCGCTCCTGGAGAACGGCATGGACGTGGCTCGCCTGAACTTCTCCCACGGCAGCCACGAGCAGCACGCGGAGAACATCGCGAAGCTGCGCGCCGCGTCGCTGAAGGTTCGCAAGGCGGTGGGCATCCTCGGCGACCTGCAAGGCCCGAAGATTCGCACTGGCCGTTTCGTGAAGGGCAGCACCGAGCTGAAGGAAGGCGGCACCTTCCACATCACCACGGACGAAACGGTTCCAGGCACGGACGAAATCGTGTCCACGACGTACCCGTTCCTGGCCGCGGACGTGAATCCGGGGGACCGCATCCTCCTGGATGACGGCCTGCTGGAGCTGAAGGTCCTGGAGACGGACAAGCAGAAGCTCATCCGCACGCAGGTCATCCACGGCGGCACGCTGAAGAACAACAAGGGCATCAACCTGCCCGGCGTGGCGGTGCGCGCGGAGGCGCTGACGCCGAAGGACCGTGAGGACCTGGTGTTCGGCATCAAGGCCGGCGTGGACTACATCGCGCTGTCCTTCGTGCGCCAGCCGTCCGACCTGGACACCGCGCGCCAGGCCATGGCCGAGGTGGGCCGCACGGTGCCCATCATCGCCAAGCTGGAGAAGCCGGAGGCGATTGCCCGGCTGGACGCCATCCTGGACAAGACGGACGGCGTGATGGTGGCGCGCGGCGACCTGGGCGTGGAGATTCCCCCCGAGGAAGTGCCGGCCGTCCAGAAGGACATCATCCGGCGCTCCAACCTGCGCGGCCTGCCCGTCATCGTGGCCACGCAGATGCTGAACTCCATGATTGACAACCCGCGCCCCACGCGCGCCGAGGCCAGCGACGTGGCCAACGCCGTGTTCGACGGCGCGGACGCGGTGATGCTGTCGGGCGAGACGGCCAGTGGCAAGTTCCCCATCGAGTCCGTGCAGATGATGGAGCGCATCATCCTGGCGGCCGAGTCCTCCGCGCGCACGACGCAGTCGCTGATGCGCGTGCTGGAGACGCCGCTGGGGCTGCCCAACCACTTCCCGGACGTCATCGCGCGCGTGGCGTGCGAGGCAGCGAAGGCAAGCAACGCCTCCCTCATCGCGGCCTTCACGCTGTCGGGTGTGACGGCGCGCCTGCTGTCGCACTACCGGCCCACGGTGCCGATTGTCGCCTTCAGCCCCAACCAGGAAGTGCGCCGCCGGCTGTCGCTGTTGTGGGGCGTGGTGCCGCGCGTGCTGGAGCCCACCCAGGACACGGAGGCCATGGTGAAGCGCGTGGAGGAAGAGCTCCTGGCGCGAGGCCTGGGCCGCAAGGGCGACCGCATCGTCATCGTGTTCGGCGCGCCGGTGGGGCAGCCGGGCAAGATCAACAGCCTGCGCCTGCACACCATCCAGGGCTGA
- a CDS encoding glycoside hydrolase family 1 protein: MSATEQTFPADFTFGVATAAYQVEGGIENDWAEWERAGKLKEPDARCGPAVDHWNRYEEDYALARAVGATAFRISLEWARIEPERGRFDEAALEAYRERLLKMKAHGLRPVVTLHHFTHPTWFHRETPWHQPASVDVFRRYAKRCAALLEGLDALVISFNEPMVLLLGGYLQGAIPPGLADGPTTMRAMENLVRSHVAAREELLSRLGRVELGISQNMLAFAPDRWWHPLDRALVRLGAQAYNHAFHEALATGKLRVTMPGVASTRVDIPGARDSVEFIGVNYYTRAHLRFVPRPPFIEFKYRDIHGRGLTDIGWEDWPEGFLQTLRDVKRYGKPVWVTENGIDDRAGTRRPHYLHSHLAQVLAARAQGVDVRGYLYWSLLDNFEWLEGWGPRFGLYHVDFDTLRRSPTPACDYFRAVATGRKLVPPDAVLPSGA, encoded by the coding sequence ATGAGCGCCACCGAGCAGACCTTCCCCGCGGACTTCACCTTCGGCGTCGCGACCGCCGCGTACCAGGTGGAGGGCGGCATCGAGAACGACTGGGCCGAGTGGGAACGCGCCGGGAAGCTGAAGGAGCCGGACGCTCGCTGCGGCCCCGCGGTGGACCACTGGAACCGCTACGAGGAGGACTACGCCCTGGCCCGGGCGGTGGGCGCCACCGCGTTCCGCATCTCCCTGGAGTGGGCGCGCATCGAGCCGGAGCGCGGGCGCTTCGACGAGGCGGCGCTGGAGGCCTACCGGGAGCGGCTCCTGAAGATGAAGGCCCATGGCCTGCGGCCGGTGGTGACGCTCCACCACTTCACGCACCCCACCTGGTTCCACCGGGAGACGCCGTGGCACCAGCCGGCCAGCGTGGACGTCTTCCGGCGGTACGCGAAGCGGTGCGCGGCGCTGCTGGAGGGGCTGGACGCGCTGGTCATCTCCTTCAACGAGCCCATGGTGCTGCTGTTGGGGGGGTATCTGCAGGGCGCCATTCCTCCGGGCCTCGCGGATGGCCCCACCACCATGCGGGCCATGGAGAACCTGGTGCGCTCGCACGTGGCCGCCCGGGAGGAGCTGTTGTCCCGGCTGGGCCGCGTGGAGCTGGGCATCTCCCAGAACATGCTCGCCTTCGCGCCGGACCGCTGGTGGCACCCGCTGGACCGTGCGCTGGTGAGGCTCGGGGCCCAGGCCTACAACCATGCGTTCCACGAGGCGCTGGCCACCGGCAAGCTGCGCGTCACCATGCCGGGCGTGGCCTCCACGCGCGTGGACATCCCTGGCGCGCGGGACTCCGTGGAGTTCATCGGGGTGAACTACTACACCCGCGCGCACCTGCGCTTCGTGCCGCGCCCGCCCTTCATCGAGTTCAAGTACCGGGACATCCACGGCCGGGGCCTCACCGACATCGGCTGGGAGGACTGGCCGGAGGGCTTCCTCCAGACGCTGCGCGACGTGAAGCGCTACGGGAAGCCGGTGTGGGTTACGGAGAACGGCATCGATGACCGCGCCGGCACCCGCCGGCCCCACTACCTCCATTCCCACCTGGCCCAGGTGCTGGCCGCGCGCGCGCAGGGCGTGGACGTGCGCGGCTACCTCTATTGGAGCCTGCTCGACAACTTCGAGTGGCTGGAGGGCTGGGGCCCGCGCTTCGGCCTCTACCACGTCGACTTCGACACGCTCCGCCGCAGCCCCACGCCCGCGTGTGACTACTTCCGCGCCGTGGCCACCGGACGGAAGCTGGTACCGCCAGACGCCGTCCTCCCCTCGGGCGCTTGA
- a CDS encoding acyl-CoA desaturase → MQTPSPALPAADERLNWLSSIPFFAVHLMCLFVFAVGAKPVDVAVCVGLYVVRMWGITAGFHRYFSHRAFKTGRVFQFILAFVGSMSAQKGVLWWAAHHRHHHRYSDQAEDIHSPLQKGFWWSHAGWILSDKYNDTRMEGIKDFARFPELVWLNRFHLVPPVLLAVALYFIGGFSMLVWGFFVSTTLLWHGTFTINSLSHIFGKRRYKTTDTSRNNWLLALVTLGEGWHNNHHFHQNTANQGWFWWEVDLSYYSLKVLSWFKVVEGLRLPSEATKFAFQKYTDEERAALAAPTRFWGASGARAQFVATKAAGDAARAASDAAKAAGDKVREALTTAADHLPTAAPPSSAMLKRR, encoded by the coding sequence TTGCAGACACCGTCCCCAGCCCTGCCCGCGGCGGATGAGCGCCTCAACTGGCTCTCCTCCATCCCCTTCTTCGCAGTCCACCTGATGTGCCTGTTCGTCTTCGCCGTCGGCGCGAAGCCGGTGGACGTGGCCGTGTGCGTCGGCCTCTACGTCGTGCGCATGTGGGGCATCACCGCGGGCTTCCACCGGTACTTCTCCCACCGGGCCTTCAAGACGGGACGCGTCTTCCAGTTCATCCTCGCCTTCGTGGGCAGCATGTCCGCGCAGAAGGGCGTGCTGTGGTGGGCGGCGCACCACCGCCACCACCACCGCTATTCGGACCAGGCGGAGGACATCCACTCGCCCCTGCAGAAGGGCTTCTGGTGGAGCCACGCGGGGTGGATTCTCTCCGACAAGTACAACGACACCCGCATGGAGGGCATCAAGGACTTCGCCCGCTTCCCGGAGCTGGTGTGGCTCAACCGCTTCCACCTGGTACCGCCCGTCCTGCTGGCCGTGGCGCTCTACTTCATCGGCGGCTTCTCCATGCTGGTGTGGGGCTTCTTCGTCAGCACCACCCTGCTGTGGCACGGCACCTTCACCATCAACTCGCTCAGCCACATCTTCGGCAAGCGCCGCTACAAGACGACGGACACCAGCCGGAACAACTGGCTGCTGGCGCTCGTCACCCTGGGCGAGGGGTGGCACAACAACCACCACTTCCATCAGAACACCGCCAACCAGGGCTGGTTCTGGTGGGAGGTGGACCTCAGCTACTACTCGCTGAAGGTGCTCTCCTGGTTCAAGGTGGTGGAGGGGTTGCGGCTTCCCTCCGAGGCCACGAAGTTCGCGTTCCAGAAGTACACCGACGAGGAGCGCGCGGCGCTGGCGGCTCCCACCCGCTTCTGGGGTGCTTCGGGCGCGCGGGCCCAGTTCGTGGCCACGAAGGCCGCGGGGGATGCGGCCCGGGCCGCCAGTGATGCCGCGAAGGCCGCGGGCGACAAGGTGCGAGAGGCCCTGACGACCGCCGCGGACCACCTGCCCACCGCCGCGCCGCCATCCTCCGCCATGCTCAAGCGGCGGTAG